The following are encoded together in the Trichomycterus rosablanca isolate fTriRos1 chromosome 19, fTriRos1.hap1, whole genome shotgun sequence genome:
- the LOC134333935 gene encoding zinc finger protein OZF-like yields MDQHEVMQIKVENEEFSPLEELIDVKKEENEEEFDEENEIVKVIKEPGEDFGQESHKYDGKQQAKDANRHQCLFCGHFFLNASDLKNHEKIHTGEKLYQCSQCGKKFTQAGTLKTHHKNHSEQKSYQCFCCGKSFRYSKSLKIHQMVHTGEKLYQCSQCGRSFRHPTTLKKHRRIHTGEKPYECSECGKRFTQAVNLKTHQRIHTGERPYQCSSCGMSFIHSVALSTHLTIHTGEKPYQCSHCGKTFTQVGTLNVHQRIHTGEKPYPCSYCGKSFNRAGNLKIHQRIHTGERPYQCSQCGKNFIHASYLKEHHRMHTGEKPYQCSHCGKSFTHAGYFKEHKRTHTGEKPFSCSQCGKRFSRRSEFQKHQVIHSEEKPYRCSQCGKSYKQAVSLTTHERVHTGEKPYHCTQCGKNFSRLSFLKIHQRNHTGEKPYHCTHCQKSFTQAGTLQKHQRTHTGEKPYFCSQCEKSFSQLGNLKKHQRIHTGEKPYHCQQCGKRFSQAHSLHFHQKVHVNTEMCS; encoded by the coding sequence AAATTGTCAAAGTAATAAAAGAACCAGGTGAGGACTTTGGACAAGAGAGTCATAAATATGATGGAAAACAACAGGCAAAAGACGCAAACCGTCACCAGTGTCTCTTCTGTGGACACTTTTTCTTGAATGCGTCTGATTTAAAAAATCATGAGAAAATCCACACGGGAGAAAAACTCTATCAGTGCAGCCAGTGTGGGAAGAAATTTACACAAGCAggaacattaaaaacacaccacaaAAATCACAGTGAACAAAAATCTTATCAGTGCTTTTGTTGTGGGAAAAGCTTTCGGTATTCAAAAAGTCTGAAGATCCATCAGATGGTTCATACAGGAGAAAAACTGTATCAGTGTTCTCAGTGTGGCAGGAGCTTTAGACACCCGACAACCTTAAAGAAACACAGAAGAATtcatactggagagaaaccgtatgaGTGttctgagtgtggaaagaggtTCACACAAGCCGTCAACTTAAAAACCCACCAGAggattcacactggagaaagaCCTTATCAGTGTTCGTCCTGCGGCATGAGCTTTATCCACTCAGTAGCGTTATCGACCCACCTTACGATTCATACAGGAGAAAAACCTTATCAGTGCTCCCACTGTGGGAAAACCTTCACGCAAGTAGGAACGCTCAACGTTCACCAGAGAATCCATACAGGAGAAAAACCCTACCCTTGTTCCTActgtgggaagagtttcaaCCGAGCAGGAAATCTGAAAATCCACCAGAGAATCCATACTGGAGAAAGACCTTACCAGTGTTCCCAGTGTGGGAAGAACTTTATCCATGCTTCCTACCTGAAGGAACATCACAGAATgcacactggagaaaagcccTACCAGTGCTCCcactgtgggaagagttttactcatGCTGGATATTTCAAAGAGCACAAGAGGACGCACACCGGAGAAAAGCCCTTCAGCTGCTCGCAGTGTGGGAAGAGATTCTCACGGAGAAGTGAGTTCCAGAAACATCAGGTCATTCACAGTGAGGAGAAACCGTATCGTTGCTCACAGTGCGGCAAGAGCTACAAACAAGCCGTCAGTTTAACAACACATGAGAGggttcacaccggagagaaaccttaTCATTGCACCCAGTGTGGAAAAAACTTCTCACGActcagctttttaaaaatacaccagcggaatcacactggagaaaaaccttaCCACTGCACGCACTGCCAGAAGAGTTTCACACAAGCAGGAACCCTGCAGAAACACCAGAGGACtcatactggagagaaaccatactTCTGCTctcagtgtgagaagagtttcaGCCAGTTAGGAAACCTGAAGAAACACCAGAGGATTCATACGGGAGAGAAACCTTATCACTGCCAACAGTGTGGAAAACGTTTTTCACAAGCGCACTCGTTACATTTCCACCAGAAGGTTCATGTGAACACTGAGATGTGTTCTTAA
- the ppm1ka gene encoding protein phosphatase 1K, mitochondrial translates to MSLSAMSFSLLLRRSLPSVSRSASVRTSRCVCAPKSVDPGCRWYAASRLDADGSGRPTTWDSFGIWDNRIEVPILLPPSIRYGKPIPQVGLAHVGSASQIGRRHYNEDRLRVAELTPSTLYFALFDGHGGAQAADFCFANMERYIRKGLKDEEDLEQVLIKAFLQVDAALASHLQVFGNASLMTVGTTATVALLRDGVELVVASVGDSRAILCRSGEALTLTDDHTPERKDEKQRIRESGGFVTWNSLGQANVNSRLAMTRSIGDFDLKQSGVIAEPETSRVILQHTHDAFLALTTDGVNFIMSNQEVCDVINQCHDPTEAAHVIAEQALQYGSDDNSTIIVVPFGAWGKQQNSPQSYSMSRNFACSGRWA, encoded by the exons ATGTCTCTCTCTGCCATGTCTTTCTCCCTGCTCCTCCGACGCTCGCTTCCCTCAGTCAGCCGAAGCGCCAGCGTGCGTACGagccggtgtgtgtgtgcacccaaGTCGGTGGACCCCGGGTGTCGCTGGTACGCCGCCTCCCGCTTGGATGCTGATGGAAGCGGACGGCCGACCACGTGGGACTCCTTCGGTATCTGGGACAACCGGATCGAGGTGCCCATCCTGTTGCCGCCCAGCATCCGCTACGGCAAGCCCATACCACAGGTCGGCCTGGCCCACGTCGGGTCCGCCTCCCAGATCGGCCGTCGCCATTACAACGAGGACCGGCTCAGAGTGGCCGAGCTCACACCCAGCACGCTCTACTTCGCTCTGTTTGATGGGCACGGCGGGGCGCAGGCTGCGGATTTCTGTTTCGCCAACATGGAGCGCTACATCAG AAAGGGTCTGAAAGACGAAGAAGATCTAGAGCAGGTCCTAATAAAAGCCTTCCTACAGGTGGATGCTGCTCTGGCCTCTCATCTGCAAGTGTTCGGCAATG CGTCCCTGATGACGGTGGGGACCACAGCGACGGTGGCATTGCTGAGAGATGGTGTGGAGCTGGTCGTCGCTAGCGTCGGAGACAGTCGTGCTATCCTGTGCAGGAGCGGTGAAGCACTTACTCTCACCGACGACCACACGCCAGAGAGAAAGGACGAAAAACAGAG GATACGAGAGAGTGGCGGTTTCGTAACGTGGAACAGTCTGGGTCAGGCCAACGTGAACAGCCGCCTGGCGATGACGCGAAGCATCGGGGACTTTGACCTTAAACAGAGCGGCGTCATCGCGGAACCCGAAACCTCTCGAGTTATA CTTCAACACACCCACGATGCATTTTTGGCTCTGACCACGGATGGCGTTAACTTCATCATGAGCAACCAGGAGGTCTGTGACGTCATTAACCAGTGCCATGATCCTACAGAGGCGGCTCACGTCATCGCCGAGCAG gCTCTGCAGTACGGCTCTGATGATAACAGTACCATCATTGTGGTTCCTTTTGGAGCGTGGGGAAAGCAGCAGAACTCCCCGCAGAGCTACTCCATGAGCCGAAACTTCGCCTGCAGCGGACGCTGGGCTTGA